The Pyrus communis chromosome 5, drPyrComm1.1, whole genome shotgun sequence region AAATTTGCCAATATAGGAGAGCCTCGTTGTAACCTCTGACTTAGAACTCTCATTTATCCTAGAAATGTCAATTAGCCATTCTGCCCAGGTAGTGATTAGAGCACggttaatttttaaattaagagCACCCCCAAACCAAAACTAATTCAACCCACGTGCACAGAAGGAATAAGTGATCCACCGACTCCTCATGTAAAGAACACAATGGGCAAATAGGGGATTTCGCTGATCTCCTCTTGAATAACTTCGCCAGGGTTGCAATGGCGAAGTGAAAGGTTTTCCACATGAAGCATCGAACCTTTGGTGTTGGCTATATGGTCCATATAGTCTTCTAGAGAGAGCTAGGAATAGATGTAAAGGATGATGGACCCGAGCTTCTATGAGATGGTCTCCTCGAGGCCGCCCAATGCTATCTTGACTTGACAGAAAAAATTCCCCTATTTTCAAAAGGCCACACCAATATGTCACTGAGCTCTGGATCGCTGATCGGAGTTTTTAACATTGCATCATAATCCTCAGCTAACACAAACAGTTGTAAAAATTCGATGTTCCATCCACCCGTCTCCAGACTTAATAAAGAATTCACCCTTGTATTTCAGCTTACCTGTACCTTTCCCATCGGCGATGGTCGGCCCAACGGAGTAGAAGGAATCCATCTATCGATCCAAACCCGCACATCTTTTCCATTCATAATCTACCAATGTGCTCCTCCAAGTAATATGTCTCTACCGGCTAATAGGCTAGACCAAGCCAACAACGCTCTGCCACCTTTTTCTGCATCCAGGAACGAACAATTGGGGAAGTATCGTGCTTTAAGCACCTCTGCCCACTTGGAATTCGGTTCAGAAATTAATCTCCAGCATTGCTTTGCCAGTAGAGCGTCATTAAAGTCCACAAAATTTATGAACCCAAGCCCACCATTGGCTTTAGAAAGGCACAGTTTCTCTTTGGAGACCCAATGGATCCTATGTTCTCCCTCTTTTTGTCCCCACCAAAAGTCAGCTATAATAACATCAAGCTCCTTGCAGAAAGTTATGGGGAATTTGAAAAGGTTCATAGGATATTCCGGAATAGCTTGTGCCACCGCCTTGATCAAAACCTCTTTCCCTGCAGTTGATAGAGTAGACTTCTTCCAGCCTTGCAATTTCCCCAAAAGGCGCCCTTTCACATAAGCCAAGGCACATTTTTTTTAGCAGCCCCAAATTGCCGGGACACCCAGGTACACCCCATGGGTCATCAACCTTGTCCATTCCCAAAATACATGTTAACTCATTCGCCAAACATGCAGGAACATTACGGCCGAATAACACATTTGGCTTATGTAAGTTAACTTGTTGGCCCGATGCAGAGCAATACTCATCAATTAAGCGGACTAGATTTCGGCAACTATCCTTCTCCGCCTTCAGAAAAATGAGAGTATCATCCGcaaaaaataaatgagaaatgGCCGGACCGTTGCGGTTCAATTGTATCCCTTCAATTCCTTTCATCTCACTTGCATGCTGCATAAGTAGAGAAAAAACCTCACTCACCACCATAAATAAGTACGGGGTTAGAGGATCTCCCTACGAAGACCTCTGGAATGAGCAAATTTATCGCCAGGCTGACCATTAAGCAGAATTGCAAAGTTCACCGATGATATACATCCCATTATGAGATTCCTCCAATTACTATTGAACCCCAATCTTACCATCACCGTCGTTAAGAAATCTCACTTCACGCGGTCGTATGATTTATGCATATCCAATTttattaatgatggaaaatacaAAAGATAGATCGGTAAAACCTCcttttgtatatataaaaattaaattaaataaaaaataaaaactcaaaacccTGAACTACTCTAATAGCTCCTGCTAAGCTGCCAAAGCGTCTCATCTTCTTCACTGTCTCATATCTCTCTAATTTTCCAAATCACAGAGATAAAGGTACTGACTTTCACCCTCGTATGCGTCACTTCTGCAGTATTTCTCTTTAgatcttataattttttatgttaattttttctgGTAATTTGTCTTACACAATTTCTTAAAGTAGTCCTCGATCTCTTTTGGGGTTTTCAGAAACCCTAGGTTTTGATTAAATGTTTATACATTTTTATACTCAACTTTCACTTGATGGACTCCCATTTGGTTCATCCAATTGtctaactttttgtttttttttccccaaaaattTCTAGCATTTTAGGGCTTTTGAGTGGAGAGCTTCATCGGCGAATTGAACCGAACGGAGCTGAAGAAAAATGGTAATTTTGAAACCCGCGaagatttataaaaattaaaaaaagctgaaaattttgattatatTTTGAAATTGTGTTTTTTTGTTCCAGTCAGGGAGGAAAGAAACAGTTTTGGACCTGGCCAAGTTTGTGGACAAAGGTGTCCAAGTCAAGCTCACCGGCGGCAGACAAGGTTATTATACTTTGCCGAATTTTTCAAATGAATTCTAGTTGGTTAATTTTAGATTCTGGATTATCTGCACATTGCTGTTGGTTATTGGTTATTTGATTAGCCGTAGCGATAGGGTTAGTTAGGTGTTTTTCTTGCAGGGTGTCATACTTCAAGCAATTTTTGGTTCTATCTAACACGAAGTAGGAGGTTTCAAGATCCAAATCAAACAACCTCGAAGATTTAGAATGTAGAAATCCACACCCATTGTATGTTGTACAGTAAATCTGTTATGATATGATCCAGGATATGTGGTGACACTGAAGAGAAACTAATGTTACCAGGATTTATGTCGCGCTCGTTAGGAAAATATTAatgggagttttttttttttaacctttctTATGACCTATTTTATACGCACAATTTGACTTTCTGTTGTGAATTTGGTTACAGTGACAGGGACTCTGAAAGGATATGACCAGTTGTTAAACCTTGTCCTAGATGAAGCAGTGGAGTTTCTAAGAGGTAAATGTTTCACAGCATTCCAGAAACCGTTTACGATGTGTGTGTTTAAACTTCACGATTTTGGAACTTTCCTACAGCAGTGAATGCTTAGTTGACTTGAGAATCTTTCCCTTGCTTTGCAGATTCTGATGATCCATTGAAGACCACTGATCAGACCAGGCGCCTTGGCCTCATAGTATGTATTCTTCTAGTATATCTTTGTCGTAGGATCTTTAAAAATACAGCGCAGGAACTTCATGTATACATTGAGATTTTGGCTGCTGGTTTAGCAGTATTCAACCATGCCTAAAGTTGTTAGGATTTATGGTATGCCTGGTTGTTATACTTTCTGATTATCTGATCACAGCAGTGAGAATATATTAGTAAGAGGAGATATGAAAATCTAAGgggaaaattagtttttttttagaagaaaaggTGGAAAATTAGTAAAGAAAGAATAATCACCAGACCCAAGAGAAGCTTAGCATATTAAGAAAATGGCTTGGATCTCCTTGCTTTATTAGTCAACTATATTTGACTAGAATTGGGGGAATACCCCCCAAGCTGATCCAACTATAGGGAAAAGCTCTGAGATTAGGAAAACAAGTCCGCGTGTATGATCAGTAGGGTACTGCTCCGAAGAATAGGAAAACAAGTGCGCCTGTACAATCAAAACAAGTGTGCAAAGTACCCTTCATATAAATAAGGCACAGAAACTTCCAAGTTCAATTGGGTTGGAATCTTGCTTAAAAACTGTGTTAATTCTTGAATATAGTTTGCCTTTTGGGTACTTTTCTTATCTCTATAGCATATCATGGAATTTTGAGGCATCTAAGGCGAAACCTGAGCTTATTTTTTAGTGTTAAGTTTTCTGTTGGGCATGGGACCAACATGCTAACTTTTCTAAGCATAAAAGATCATGGTTAGATGAACTTAATCTTCTGGCATGGTTCTTGCATTTTATCAATGGAGAACTCATCTGCAAAATCATCACTAAGTTGCACTTTGAAGTCTTTCAAATGTCGTTAAAGTTCTGCTCAGTCAATTCTAGGGCTGCTTATCCTTTAAATTCCTCTCAGACGATGCATACATGACTACCCATCGCTTGCTCATAATTTGAAACTTCTCAAAGGTgaaaaattcatttgatccTTTGGGGGGTTCGTGACTTATCTTAAGAGTATGCAAACTTGTATACTTCTTGTTTACTCTTCGGACCAATACTTGTTGGCTTTATTTAATGCATCATGTCATCGTACAACTATGGTTTTTATAACATAATGTGACATGAATCTGTGGGCACTTTGACACACATAACTTCAGCTTCAATATTGTCTCTTGATGTAATTGAGTTGTCTGACTGGTACCTCAGTTCCTTTCCCCATCTAGTGGCCAACTTCAAATTTCAACCTATTTTTGAGACAATAGTCCAACTAGTACCGTCCTTGAGAATAAAAGTGCCAATTTTGCCACGACAGAGACTGCTAGTCCATTAAACTTACTCAAATACTTGTCTATggtccttccttcttttggtaTGGTGAGTGGAATTTCTGTTACAAATCCATCATTTAATCAGCTGCTAAAAGCTGCTTTGCATATTCTGTTTTCTCCTTGTTGAGCAAATTGCTCAAACTTTCTTCTGCCATTGAAGGGGCCGTATTTTTCGGTTTAAGCTTCACAAGCTTCCACTCAAAGTGAGTCTCGGAACTAATTTTCCAATCCATATAAATCCTCCATGTGCATTTTTCCACTAAATCAGAAACTCAGTTCCTGCTTTAGCTATTTGGCAAAGTGCTTGTGCCCGGTGAACTATCCAAAGCTTTTAGCTATTTGGCAAAGTAAGATAGCTTTTGGGAATTCATTAGCGCTTGTGTGTGTTTCCTTCTTTTGGATTTAGTATCATATTATTGGTTATTTGCTCAGGTACCGTACAACAAGTTTTGAGTGTGCAATATTGTGGTGTCAGGTTTGTAGGGGAACCGCTGTAATGCTTGTGTCGCCGACAGATGGTACAGATGAGATCGCCAACCCTTTTAGCCAGCCAGATGGTGCCTAAAACTGAGACGTTGCCGTGCCGGTGCCGCCCCTCTTCTCACGACAGTGCTGATAAGAAACCGTGATGAGGTGGTACCATGCACATTTTAGGGTGGTTATGGCCTTGGCCTTTAAATTACATAGCACATTTGATTAGTGACTAATGTAAAACATTAACATCTTTAACTCCGTTTTATCTTTAGATATCTATTAAGAAATTTGTTATGGGAATTATTGTATGTTTCTGCAAAATCGAACTCGAGTAAAtgttgccaccaccaccatcacaacCATAATTGCCGCCACCAATATCACAACCATCATTGCAATCGTGAGTAAATGTTGCCGCCACCACCATCACAACCATAATTGCCACATTGTATCCACAACAACCACAgccatcaccatcatcatgGCCGCCACTGCCACCAACACCACCATAACCACAATCCCACCACTGCCATCACAACTATAACCACAACCCCGACCTCTAACACCTCCGCTACCGCTGCCCTTACCAAACTAGCTCTAAGTGTTAGTTGCCTCTCCATCTCTAATATCACTAAACAGTTCAATATCCTAATGGATAAGGTGTTTGAGTTCTATCCATTCATTTCGGGCTCGAAACTCCTCCTCCTTCTAAATTATGTATTAGTTTCAAGCTCTCCCTTCGCACtaacaataataaaatgaaaaataaataaaaaataaagcatCAATACtcgctttgaaaaaaaaaaaaagaaaaaaaaaaggggttttgGGTCATAACCGTTAATTATTAACAGaatatttttgggattatttagTTTAAATCATTGTCAAGTTTTCCCCTTCATATTATAAAACAAGAGGCTACTTATTGCTACTGACAGACCAGAATTTCAGACTTTATCTTACCCAACAAGAAACAGAAGAAGCTCCAACGACACAAAGACAagagttttacttttttttttcttcttatttctgAAGGATTTGGGGGATTATTGTCAAATTTAGCTCTTAATGATGGATTATTTGATGGGGAACAGGCTTTCGTGTAGTACCCGCCAAGTCCAACCATGCATGTTGAGGTTGGTGCTTACAATTTGACCTTATATCTCTATTTACTAAATTACATTTTCAACATTTTCCTTGTCATATTTCACATTTGTCATATTTTCCCATTATCTTTCTGCAAACGTGCAAAAGAGTCATAGTagtttaaaacaataaaaaaaatatatatatatatatatatataaattaaataaataaaagaaaaaatagtgcAATGATTCCTGAACTTCGACCTACTAGAAGTTTCAGTCACTAAACTAAATAAGTGTGAGTATTTGTTCCTAAATTTGTTATAATGTGAAGCATCGGTCTTTTTGCCGCTCCAAGTAACCATAGCAAACCTGCCTCTTCAAGACAATCATTTAGCTTTAGCAGTTTCACTTTACATTTCCATTTTCCACTAAGAAGCTAAGAACTATGCTTCCAAGTCCAGGTTCCAACCAACCCAAACCCCACAAAACGATGAAGACAAAACTCAACAACTTCCCGAGTCGTCCGATGTCAGATACATGCATCTATGCATGCATACCCATTCACAGaatcacattaacaaaaaaaatacatggaCCTTTCTCACAACTTTTCATGTCACTCAAAGGTCACGAAACAGGTGGTCCCCACACCCACCATGGGCCCCACCACACAACTCAATTGATATGCATCCACGCCACGCGCACTCATCCACGTCATTTATTCTATTCTACGCGCCCACCAACGCTCAACCTCAGCCGTTGATCTTGTCGTCCTCGAGATCCCCTCCACACATCACTTTGAGCTTGTTTTCTGCATAAAACACTTCGAAtgcttttaaaaattaaaaatattttttttaaaaataatttcagttattttaaaatcaGATTCAAACAAATTCTTTATATTAAAAACAGCTAGCAATTATCGCACGCAAATGTTCCTTTCACCTCACGTCCAACGCTTTACAGCTTTTACAGTCAAAACCGCGCACACGTCAGCTTCGCGTAGGCCCTCTCGCCAACATGCCAATGCGATATATTGAAGTCTATTGAAATAATCGCgataaaattaataattctAAAACCTCATCTCGTGTCAATTCCCCGGACCCCACTGCTTCCCACCATCGGCAACTGAATTTCCAGTTGCGAATATTAAATGACGAAAAACACCCTGTCCCTTCCTGGATTGTACATTCAACTGCCACTCAAATTTGCAGGgagaagaaaatatattaaaattacaaaaaagcTGAACATTCAACAATCACATCGAATATCGTAAATCATCACaataatttttatcatttccaATCCacgacaataaaaaaaaatatatatatataagaacacaaaaatataattaaagttttaaaaaaaaaaaaaaaattcagagagAATTTGATCAACGAAGCGATCAATCTCCATCTCTAAATTCCCTTTTGCTCTTCGTCTAAACGAACGCTGATGATCTCCGGGAGAGAGGCGCCATGAGAACCGATCGAGCCACAAATACCTATTCAAATTTTCTCGAGAAAATTCCGAAATTTTTTCAGTCGTTTCCGTTTCTACAAATTCAATCGATGTATAATTATCAAACAAGTCAGACCCGGACGATCTTCGCGGCCTTGACCACGGGGTTTTCTCTCGCGATGGCCTCGCGACCGGCGGCCTTGTAGTCGTAGCTGCACACATGGCGGTCGGAGTACCGGTGCTCGGAGCAGAAGAGATCGCCGCACCGGCACCGGAATCCGGTCAACCCGACCTTTCTCCGGCATCCGGAGCACCGATTGACCACGCGCCTATTCGGCGATTCGTCCGATCTCGCGATCTCCAACGCCGTCGTCTTCCGGAAGGTCTCGGCCGGGGCCTCGAAGCTGAAGGATGAGGTAGATCTCGGACTTTTCTCTGCAGAGAACTTCAAAATCGCCGCGGACGAAGACGACGATGAGGTGGTGGCGGCGGCCGATGCGGCGTTGAAGCACTTCTGGCACATGTTGTTGGTGGAGGGATTACCGGTGACGCCGCAGTTGTTGACGCAGTGCGTTAGAGTTTCGGGGACCTTGAACTCCGTCTCTTCCTTCTCGGCTCTCTGTGCCatttttttcactcaaattctgatcgatcgatcgatctctctcctcctctctttttttccttctgtttttttttgGAGATATAGATggatggaaagaaagaaaaatagaggGTGTGgtttttctagagagagaggaagaaaaagttgtggtttttagagagagagaggagaggttTGGACGGGCGATGGGAGCAGAGAAATGGGGAGGGGGATATTATGAAGAACTATGGGCCTCAGAGAGACGCGTACAGAACAATTTTGCCATTCAGTTTTACCGAAATGCCCTTCGTGCTTTTCTTTGATTATTACCTTTTGGTTTTTTACCAAaatagtccctgagatttgtctaacttctcactttggtatctgagatttgaaatcactATTAGAggttcctgagattgtccaccattaatcattttgatcattcgggtgaaaaattatgttaaataaggatcaaaaagaaaaaattacccTCAATAATATAAACAATagctaaaataatttaacaaaaattgagggcatttttatcattttatctttattttatggagatttttcatagaatgaccaaaataattaattgtggacaaactcatggaccaattatatcgatttcaaatatcagggaccaaaatgaggagttatgcaaatcttagagTGGCAAAAAAGCCTTACCATTTTGCTTAAACAAATTAAAGTGAAAAAAggaataattgattttttttttattttttaattttttaatatataagaTACTATCAATAATAAAGTGCGGAAAATGCGCTAAATTTCACAAAAGACTTGTCTTACTAATTGAGTAGTGATATCTATACACTTTTTTTAATATCTCATAcccttattattttttgtctattaattttgtttaattcatttgattcaacagtataaaattaataaaggtgTGTGAGAGGTGAAGTTGGGTGTGTCAATATCTTAATAACATCATCCTAATAATTTTGTTGGAACTCGCTTTTGACAAAAATCGAGTTAAGACCTATTACTTTAAGTGAAAATTTCTAAAAAgat contains the following coding sequences:
- the LOC137733490 gene encoding uncharacterized mitochondrial protein AtMg00310-like is translated as MKGIEGIQLNRNGPAISHLFFADDTLIFLKAEKDSCRNLVRLIDEYCSASGQQVNLHKPNVLFGRNVPACLANELTCILGMDKVDDPWGVPGCPGKEVLIKAVAQAIPEYPMNLFKFPITFCKELDVIIADFWWGQKEGEHRIHWVSKEKLCLSKANGGLGFINFVDFNDALLAKQCWRLISEPNSKWAEVLKARYFPNCSFLDAEKGGRALLAWSSLLAGRDILLGGAHW
- the LOC137733711 gene encoding sm-like protein LSM7, with translation MSGRKETVLDLAKFVDKGVQVKLTGGRQVTGTLKGYDQLLNLVLDEAVEFLRDSDDPLKTTDQTRRLGLIVCRGTAVMLVSPTDGTDEIANPFSQPDGA
- the LOC137733710 gene encoding zinc finger A20 and AN1 domain-containing stress-associated protein 5-like; the protein is MAQRAEKEETEFKVPETLTHCVNNCGVTGNPSTNNMCQKCFNAASAAATTSSSSSSAAILKFSAEKSPRSTSSFSFEAPAETFRKTTALEIARSDESPNRRVVNRCSGCRRKVGLTGFRCRCGDLFCSEHRYSDRHVCSYDYKAAGREAIARENPVVKAAKIVRV